Proteins co-encoded in one Armatimonadota bacterium genomic window:
- a CDS encoding DUF302 domain-containing protein, with protein sequence MADERIIEVAEGPSISSKLGEGVERHASAIRLPVSYGIKVWIERPYERVLATVKEKLLQEGLVIAYEADVRKFVYNLSGANFPHYTILGVWHPTWANQALHIDLDCGLLLPFGLVVYEQTNGTVVEAVDPIVLFAIPGGADLQELARSVKMKLEDVVDHVFALLD encoded by the coding sequence GTGGCTGACGAGAGAATCATCGAAGTTGCGGAAGGGCCAAGCATTTCATCCAAATTAGGTGAGGGAGTTGAACGCCATGCATCTGCCATTCGTCTCCCTGTTAGTTATGGCATCAAGGTGTGGATAGAAAGACCTTATGAACGAGTATTAGCTACAGTGAAAGAAAAGCTTTTACAAGAGGGTCTAGTGATCGCATACGAAGCTGACGTCCGAAAGTTCGTCTATAATCTTAGCGGTGCAAACTTCCCACATTACACAATATTGGGCGTTTGGCATCCAACGTGGGCGAATCAAGCACTGCATATCGACCTCGACTGCGGCCTTCTTCTTCCATTTGGGCTTGTTGTTTATGAGCAAACGAATGGCACGGTTGTTGAAGCTGTCGATCCAATAGTGCTCTTTGCAATCCCTGGTGGAGCTGACCTTCAGGAGCTAGCTCGCTCTGTAAAAATGAAGCTTGAGGACGTAGTTGACCATGTCTTTGCCCTACTTGATTAG